The Microcystis aeruginosa NIES-843 sequence CCCAGTCAAACTTTTCCCTTCTGGACGATTGCCAAAAAATCCTGATAATTAGGGTTTGCTGAAAAAGTTTTTCCTGGGGGCAGGGTGTGGGGTGTGGGGTGTGGGGTGTGGGGTTTTACCAGTTTTGAGGTGGCCAATTACCTAATTTTCAGGGAAAAAGTGCCTAAATTTCCCCCCGATCACTCCCATATCCATTACTTTTTGATTGACAAAAGGTCTAAAAGTCTTACCCAACAAGGTTTTTAGATTTATTCAGCAAGCCCTAATTAATTATTAGGAGTTAGCAGTCAGGAGTCAGTATTCAGTATTCAGGAGATAGGGTGATAGGGTGATAGGGTTTTGGGGTGATAGGGTGATGAGACAGCTTCCCCACTTCCCACTTCCCACTTCCCACTTCCCACTTCCCACTTCCCACTACCGATTCCCACTTCCCTACTTCCCTTCCTCATTCTCCATTTTCCTATGAAACTAACAGCAATGTCCTTTAATATTCGCTACGATAAACCCGATCCAGATGAGGGTAATTGGCGAGTAAGAAGGGAAGCAGTAGCGGCTTTAATTGCTCACTATTCTCCCGATATAATTGGTACTCAGGAAGCTCGCGCTAATCAACTATTGGATCTACACCGTTTATTGCCAAAATACCAAAGTTTAGGCAGCGATCGCAGGAGAACAGGATTAGATGAACATTGTGCGATTTTGTATCAACCAAGTCGGTTAAAATGTTTAGAAATTTACGAATTTTGGCTATCGGAAACTCCCGATGTTATTGGCAGTATCACTGAAGCTTGGGGTAATCCTTATCCCCGCATGGTAACGGGGGCTAAATTTCGCACTCTTGAGGGGCAAACTTTACAGTTTTATAACACCCATCTCGATTACTATAGCGACCAAGCTAAGGACTTAGGTGCGAAGTGCATACAGGAGCGTTTTTGTCAACTAGATTTAACAAAAGATTACCTGTTTTTAACAGGTGATTTTAATGTTAATTCTCAGCAATTACCCCGTCAGATTTTAACTCAACCTCTGCAGCCAGAAATTAAATTAAAGGACGCTTTAGCCGATTTAGAATTAGCGGAACAAATGAGCTTTAATAATTACACCGATACCCCTTATTTAGCCATCGATACAATTTATTATGATAGCCGTTTGCAGTTAGATTGGGCAAAAGTCGATCCTTCTCGTTGGTTGAATCTTATTCCTTCCGATCATTATCCCGTAATTGCTGCTTTTACCTTGCCCTAAAAATAGATGATTTCTGTATTTAGCAAATATATAGAGGGTGAAAGCTTCAGCAGACTCTGGTGATTCGATGGTTAAATTTGTTCGGTGTTTTAAACAGGAAAAAAACTCAAGAAGTGATATTTTTGTAGCTATTAAGTAGCTGGTTATAATTAAATTAAAAATGGATTTTAGGTTCGATCCCCCCTGCCCCCCTTGATAAGGTAGGGTTGATTCATGAATCAACCCTACCCTTGATAAGGGGGGTGTCTGATAATTTTTAACGCCTACCTACTTATCGAGGCAATTCTGTTTATTTTCCTCCGGGGATTAGTTACCAATCCTCTGTTTATTTGATTAATTCCACCCCATCTTTGCCGTCAATCTCTTGTAGATAAACTTTTACCTGTTCCTCGGCTGCAGTGGGGAGTTTTTTGCCCGTAAAATCTGGGTGAATTGGTAATTCCCGATGACCACGATCAACGAGGACTAATAAGCGGATTTTTTGCGGTCTGCCATACTCAATAATAGCATTGAAAGCGGCGCGGATCGTGCGACCTTTATAGATAACATCATCGACTAAAATCACGGTTTTTCCCGTGACATCTAGGGGCATTTTGGTTTTAGCAGGAGTGCGAGTTTTAATGCGATCGAGATCGTCGCGATAGAAGGTAATATCGATCGCTCCCACGGGAACTTTTACCCCTTCTAAGCTCTCAATTTGACTAGCAATTAAATTAGCTAAAGGCACTCCTCGCGTGTAGATACCGATCAAAATCAAGTTATTTAAATCGCCACTTTTTTCGATAACTTCGGAAGCCAAACGGGTAATAGTGCGACGAATTTCGTCAGCCGAGAGAATTTCAATTAACTGTGGGGTCATAATTTTCCAAGACAAGGGGGGATAGGGGATAGGGAAATTTTTACGGCAATGTCCCTTTTTTTACTTTTTCCTTTTTCCTTTAAAACCATCTCCATCACTAACGAATATAATTATTTTCACTTACCTATTTTAACTCGATCGCTCATGAGTGATGAATTATTGCAAAAATCTGCCCTAGAATTAGCCCAACTGATTCGCACTAAACAAATCTCCCCCC is a genomic window containing:
- a CDS encoding endonuclease/exonuclease/phosphatase family protein, with product MKLTAMSFNIRYDKPDPDEGNWRVRREAVAALIAHYSPDIIGTQEARANQLLDLHRLLPKYQSLGSDRRRTGLDEHCAILYQPSRLKCLEIYEFWLSETPDVIGSITEAWGNPYPRMVTGAKFRTLEGQTLQFYNTHLDYYSDQAKDLGAKCIQERFCQLDLTKDYLFLTGDFNVNSQQLPRQILTQPLQPEIKLKDALADLELAEQMSFNNYTDTPYLAIDTIYYDSRLQLDWAKVDPSRWLNLIPSDHYPVIAAFTLP
- the pyrR gene encoding bifunctional pyr operon transcriptional regulator/uracil phosphoribosyltransferase PyrR, producing MTPQLIEILSADEIRRTITRLASEVIEKSGDLNNLILIGIYTRGVPLANLIASQIESLEGVKVPVGAIDITFYRDDLDRIKTRTPAKTKMPLDVTGKTVILVDDVIYKGRTIRAAFNAIIEYGRPQKIRLLVLVDRGHRELPIHPDFTGKKLPTAAEEQVKVYLQEIDGKDGVELIK